In the genome of Plasmodium yoelii strain 17X genome assembly, chromosome: 14, one region contains:
- a CDS encoding protein-S-isoprenylcysteine O-methyltransferase, putative, which produces MNVVIWFLTSLVMYIFFLNYESLIYLMNGSLNKILYKYNIYKYVEYYLHIFLEYGFVCIYVFVAFQPTKNVYKKRSKYNYIFAKILLIYFFFFFFHFIINIKNNFPLNAFYLVIIIFHLSEFFLSFIHNKNNYNYYNFLVNPNYGYVYFFILTLIEYYTKIFLFVILHFCEKWINKRILHNLLIFNYFFFKNYIENYGICIYTYPDKIVLTRWTNYSQKNIEIYSTFRKSAFLHNNNNNNNNNNNKINNMQLTKDLLINKFSPFGKVRNRIFMTNLSNKYKIIATNKYDTILNSVYRKINKKNKEKENYKYEMEKTNNIHSLSINIDDIILDKYQKCLFTNQISNILNKPNIKMYNLTNSFFIKIILKYGDIFEKYDIPRYYNKKYNNYYLFIVLLSLLFSLMGLILRIFGLLHCSKNFCFYVLNADLLINKYIKNKHSLVTWGLYKYMRHPCYTGWFYYSLFLQLSLFNIFGFFLCFIVSWLYFYNTIKREEKFLIECYDEKYRKYKAQTPHIYIPFMKNL; this is translated from the exons atgaacGTCGTAATATGGTTCTTAACATCTTTGGTGATGTATATCTTCTTTTTAAACTATGAGAGcttgatatatttaatgaatgggagcttaaataaaatattgtataaatataatatatataaatatgttgaatactatttgcatatatttttagaatatgggtttgtgtgtatatatgtttttgtTGCATTCCAGCCTACtaaaaatgtgtataaaAAGCGtagtaaatataattatatatttgcaaaaatattattaatatatttttttttcttttttttccatttcattattaatataaaaaacaattttccACTTAatgcattttatttagttattattatttttcatttatctgaattttttttgtcttttatacataataaaaataattataattattataatttcttAGTAAATCCAAATTATGGTtatgtgtatttttttatcttaaCATTAATTGAATATTATACTaagatatttttatttgttatattacatttttgtgaaaaatggataaataaaagaatattacataatcttttaatatttaattatttttttttcaaaaattatatcgAAAATTATGGAATATGCATCTACACCTACCCAGATAAAATTGTCTTAACTAGATGGACAAATTATTCGCAAAAAAATATCGAAATATATTCTACTTTTAGAAAAAGTGCATTTCTtcacaataataataataataataacaataacaataacaaaataaataatatgcaatTAACAAAAGatctattaataaataaattttctcCGTTTGGAAAAGTTCGAAATAGAATATTTATGACCAACCTttcaaacaaatataaaattatagcTACCAATAAATATGACACTATATTAAACTCAGTATacagaaaaataaataagaaaaataaagagaaagaaaattataaatatgaaatggaaaaaacaaataatatacattctttgtctattaatattgatgatattattttggataaatatcaaaaatgtcTTTTTACAAATCAAATATCAAATATTCTGAACAAACCaaacataaaaatgtataatttaaCCAActctttttttatcaaaattattttaaaatatggggatatatttgaaaaatacgATATACCAAGATATtacaacaaaaaatataataactattatttattcattgttttattatcattattatttagcTTAATGGGATTAATTTTAAGAATATTTGGTTTGTTGCATTGCTCCaaaaatttttgtttttatgttttaaatgcagatttattaataaataaatatatcaaaaataagCATAGTTTGGTAACATGgggattatataaatatatgcgcCACCCATGTTATACTGGCTGGTTCTACTACTCTTTGT TTTTACAGCTTTCcttatttaacattttcggATTTTTCTTATGTTTTATTGTATCATGG